Proteins co-encoded in one Papaver somniferum cultivar HN1 chromosome 5, ASM357369v1, whole genome shotgun sequence genomic window:
- the LOC113282747 gene encoding translocase of chloroplast 90, chloroplastic-like, translating to MFRMNAVKDWISSQLASNSLSRTLPGNDNFIDDEPQEEEYEDRGANLIGSLPEPHVSPDTSLQSPTANSDNQPPPQRALVDDFHFSKYNINEKDPLSKIKALQIKFLRLVRRIGQSSDNLLVAQVLYRLHLATLIRVGESDLKKSSLPNDKLRAIATEQEVTGSPTLDFSLRILVLGKTGVGKSATINSIFEQMKTTTDAFQPSTDQIREVTGSIHGIKITFIDTPGLLPSSTSNLRRNRKILLSVKRYIKRFPPDIVLYVERLDLINMGYSDSPLLKLITNIFGSAIWFNTILVMTHASSALPEGPSGNQVNYDSYVTNCSNLVQHYIHQALSDSQLENPVLLVENHPHCRKNILREKILPNGQVWRPLFILSCICTKVLGDANALLKFRDDFQMGHAGNTRLPSLPHLLSTLLRPRSESSTIEMVDETDVMLETEEEEYDQLPPIRILTKLQFEKLTESQKNEYLDELDYRETLYLKKQLKADIRRQKEKILSNNVILAGDDNPDNQEGPPEAVQLPDIAFPPSFDSDHPTHRYRCLIASDQWLVRPVLDPQGWDHDVGFDGINLETSVEIKRNLHASVMGQLSKDKQDFNMQTECSATCTNCKGSSASAGFDVQTSGKDLVCTVRGDTSLRNFKHNTTGCGISATSFGNMFYAGAKIDNSILIGNRVKLVVNGGGLGSAGQVAYGGSVETIIRGRDYPVRNDKVSFLLTVLSFNKEMVLGGTLNSDFRLGRGTSMSVKANLNSRNMGQICLKTNSSDHMEIGVIAVITMLRFLWKKVSGDF from the exons ATGTTCAG GATGAATGCTGTCAAGGACTGGATTTCATCTCAGTTAGCATCCAATAGCTTGTCAAGAACATTACCAGGGAATGATAATTTCATTGATGATGAACCTCaggaggaagaatatgaagatagAG GTGCAAATCTCATAGGAAGTTTACCAGAGCCCCATGTTTCTCCTGATACCTCTCTTCAATCTCCCACAGCCAATTCAGATAATCAACCTCCTCCACAACGTGCTCTAGTAGATGATTTTCATTTCTCCAAATATAACATTAATGAGAAAGATCCATTGTCTAAGATCAAAGCTCTCCAAATTAAGTTCTTACGTCTTGTCCGTCGTATAGGGCAGTCATCTGATAATCTCTTGGTGGCACAAGTCTTGTATCGATTACATCTAGCTACTCTAATACGAGTTGGAGAATCTGATTTAAAGAAATCGTCTCTTCCGAATGATAAGTTAAGAGCAATAGCGACAGAACAAGAAGTTACTGGCTCTCCTACTTTGGATTTTTCTTTGAGGATACTGGTCTTGGGAAAAACAGGGGTTGGGAAGAGTGCTACTATAAACTCAATTTTCGAGCAAATGAAGACAACAACAGATGCATTCCAACCTTCCACTGATCAAATTCGAGAAGTCACAGGGAGCATACATGGCATTAAAATCACATTCATTGATACCCCTGGGCTTTTGCCTTCATCTACAAGTAATCTGCGCAGGAATAGGAAAATCCTGCTCTCAGTGAAGAGGTACATCAAAAGATTCCCTCCGGACATTGTTTTATATGTTGAACGCCTTGATCTTATAAACATGGGTTACAGTGATTCTCCCCTTCTGAAgcttataactaatatttttggATCTGCAATTTGGTTTAATACTATCCTTGTTATGACCCATGCTTCTTCAGCTCTCCCAGAAGGACCTAGTGGAAATCAAGTTAACTACGATTCATATGTGACCAATTGCTCAAATCTGGTTCAACACTACATACACCAGGCTCTTTCAGATTCACAACTCGAAAACCCTGTCCTATTGGTGGAGAATCATCCTCATTGCAGAAAGAATATCTTAAGGGAGAAAATTCTCCCAAATGGGCAGGTTTGGAGGCCTCTGTTTATCCTGTCGTGCATTTGTACAAAAGTCTTGGGAGATGCTAATGCCCTCCTGAAATTTCGTGACGACTTTCAAATGGGACATGCTGGTAATACCCGGTTGCCATCGTTGCCGCATCTCCTCTCCACTCTTCTACGGCCGCGTTCTGAATCAAGTACGATAGAAATGGTTGATGAGACTGATGTGATGTTAGAAACAGAGGAAGAAGAGTATGATCAATTGCCTCCAATTCGGATCCTGACAAAATTGCAATTTGAAAAGTTAACCGAGTCTCAGAAGAATGAATATCTTGATGAACTTGATTATAGGGAGACCCTTTATCTCAAGAAGCAGTTGAAGGCCGATATTCGCAGACAAAAAGAGAAAATTCTTTCTAACAACGTGATCTTGGCTGGTGATGATAATCCTGATAACCAAGAAGGACCCCCAGAGGCTGTTCAATTGCCAGATATAGCTTTCCCACCTAGTTTCGATTCAGACCACCCTACACACAGATACCGCTGCCTAATAGCCAGTGATCAGTGGCTTGTTCGACCTGTTCTTGATCCTCAAGGTTGGGATCATGATGTAGGGTTTGATGGCATTAACTTGGAGACGTCTgtggaaataaaaagaaatctaCATGCATCTGTTATGGGTCAACTGAGCAAGGACAAGCAGGATTTTAATATGCAAACTGAATGTTCTGCAACTTGCACGAACTGTAAAGGGTCCTCTGCTTCTGCAGGTTTTGATGTTCAAACATCTGGTAAGGATCTGGTATGCACAGTTCGTGGGGATACAAGCCTGAGGAACTTCAAGCACAACACAACTGGATGCGGGATTTCAGCAACTTCTTTTGGGAATATGTTTTATGCTGGTGCTAAAATTGATAACTCCATTTTGATTGGGAATAGAGTGAAGCTTGTTGTGAATGGTGGGGGCCTGGGAAGCGCAGGTCAAGTAGCATATGGTGGGAGCGTAGAGACGATAATTAGAGGGAGAGACTACCCAGTAAGAAATGATAAAGTTAGTTTTCTTCTGACAGTGCTCTCATTCAATAAAGAAATGGTTTTAGGGGGTACTTTAAATTCTGATTTTCGACTTGGGCGAGGTACAAGTATGTCAGTCAAGGCAAATCTTAACAGCAGAAATATGGGACAAATTTGTTTAAAAACAAATAGTTCTGATCATATGGAGATTGGGGTAATTGCAGTTATCACAATGTTGAGATTCCTTTGGAAAAAGGTATCCGGGGATTTTTGA
- the LOC113277820 gene encoding VQ motif-containing protein 11-like: MATTTNNNSDKHKKEPVSGAGSTVIMEPMSINNNTTFVQADPSTFRAVVQKLTGVAENPLVEKLPVTTGNNNHNNLPSPRSSSAAAAAAAGQSNGSRNTSFKLHERRQYHNGSMRKLEISSSFVHQHHQGLINYYQHQFRSSASLSPSCCFNGDHQKVLISPVSTLDHYHFLIPSPRTPRSPQEEEEKAISEKGFYFHPSPRSKTNNNHDHHHNPPQLLPLFPLTSPRDSSSS, encoded by the coding sequence ATGgctaccaccaccaacaacaacagcgACAAGCATAAAAAAGAGCCCGTGTCTGGTGCTGGTTCAACTGTTATTATGGAACCAATGAGTATAAACAATAATACAACATTTGTTCAAGCTGATCCATCAACATTTAGAGCTGTAGTTCAGAAATTAACTGGAGTTGCAGAAAACCCATTAGTTGAGAAACTTCCTGTAACTACTGGTAATAATAATCATAACAATCTTCCATCTCCaagatcatcatcagcagcagcagcagcagcagcgggaCAGAGTAATGGCAGCAGAAACACAAGTTTTAAGCTTCATGAAAGGAGACAGTATCATAACGGTAGCATGAGGAAACTTGAAATCAGTAGCAGTTttgttcatcaacatcatcaaggtttGATCAATTATTATCAGCATCAGTTTAGAAGCTCAGCATCATTATCACCATCATGTTGCTTTAATGGTGATCATCAGAAGGTTTTAATATCCCCTGTTTCAACACTTGATCATTATCATTTCTTAATCCCAAGTCCAAGAACACCAAGATCacctcaagaagaagaagagaaagcaaTTTCTGAGAAAGGGTTTTATTTTCATCCTTCTCCTcgttcaaaaactaataataaccaTGATCATCATCATAATCCTCCTCAACTATTACCTCTGTTCCCACTTACTTCTCCCAGAGATTCTTCCTCTTCTTAA
- the LOC113282748 gene encoding 7-deoxyloganetin glucosyltransferase-like, giving the protein MSSTIQVTRHVVCIPFPAQGHINPMLKLAKLLHNKGIHITFINTEFNHKRLIKSRGLDSVKGLPDFQFHTIPDGLPPSDIDSTQDIDSLCFSTKKNCGVPFQNLLAKLKETLDIPRVTCVVSDGHMSFTLAVAKEFGLPEYLFWTTSACGFMGYLHYRHLLEKGLILHKDEGCQTIGFLETIVDIPGFNNIRLMDFPAFARITDPNDKMIEYILGETENATKASGIILNTFDELENEVVEAMRSGSLSLPPLFTLGSLHSPIDQTQQTDELKSVGSNLWKEEPECLLWLDTKEHNSVVYVNFGSITVMTTQQLVEFAWGLANSKRTFLWVIRPDLVQQDSAKLPIEFLEETKERSLFPNWCPQEEVLNHPAIGGFLTHCGWNSTLESIYSGVPMICWPFFAEQQTNCRYACKHWGIGMEIDNFVKRDEVEDLVKELMEGEKGKEMKSKAMVWKRKGMEAVAPGGSSYVNLNKIIDEILHASSKIIS; this is encoded by the exons ATGAGTTCTACGATTCAAGTTACACGGCATGTTGTGTGCATTCCATTTCCAGCTCAAGGTCATATAAATCCAATGTTGAAACTAGCAAAACTTCTTCATAACAAAGGCATCCATATCACATTTATCAACACTGAGTTTAATCATAAACGTTTAATCAAGTCGAGGGGACTTGATTCTGTTAAAGGCTTACCTGATTTTCAGTTCCATACAATTCCAGATGGACTACCACCAAGTGATATTGATTCAACACAAGATATTGATTCTCTTTGTTTCTCCACCAAGAAAAATTGTGGAGTTCCATTTCAGAATCTCCTTGCTAAACTTAAGGAAACACTGGATATTCCTCGTGTTACTTGTGTGGTTTCTGATGGGCATATGAGTTTTACACTTGCAGTTGCTAAAGAGTTTGGACTCCCCGAGTACTTGTTTTGGACTACTAGTGCTTGTGGTTTCATGGGTTATCTCCATTATCGTCATCTCCTCGAAAAAGGTCTCATTCTGCACAAAG ATGAGGGTTGCCAAACAATTGGGTTCCTTGAAACTATAGTCGACATTCCTGGATTTAACAATATCCGGCTTATGGATTTCCCTGCTTTTGCACGAATAACAGACCCTAATGATAAAATGATCGAGTACATTCTTGGAGAAACAGAGAATGCAACAAAAGCTTCAGGTATCATCTTGAACACATTTGATGAGTTAGAGAATGAAGTTGTAGAAGCAATGCGGTCCGGGAGCTTATCACTACCTCCTCTTTTCACACTTGGTTCTCTTCATTCACCTATCGATCAAACTCAGCAAACAGATGAGTTAAAGTCTGTTGGCTCTAATCTATGGAAAGAAGAACCAGAATGTCTACTATGGCTCGATACCAAAGAACACAACTCAGTCGTTTATGTGAATTTTGGCAGTATCACTGTCATGACAACACAACAGTTGGTCGAATTCGCTTGGGGACTAGCTAACAGTAAGCGAACTTTCTTGTGGGTCATTCGACCTGATTTAGTCCAACAAGATTCTGCAAAGTTACCTATAGAGTTCCttgaagaaacaaaagaaagaagTCTGTTTCCAAATTGGTGTCCACAGGAGGAGGTATTGAACCACCCTGCCATAGGTGGGTTCTTAACACATTGTGGTTGGAATTCAACTCTAGAGAGTATCTACAGTGGTGTTCCTATGATATGCTGGCCGTTTTTTGCCGAACAACAAACAAATTGTAGGTATGCATGTAAGCATTGGGGAATCGGTATGGAGATTGATAATTTTGTAAAGAGGGATGAAGTCGAGGATTTGGTTAAAGAACTGATGGAAGGTGAGAAGGGCAAGGAAATGAAGAGTAAAGCCATGGTATGGAAGAGGAAAGGTATGGAAGCGGTTGCACCTGGTGGCTCATCTTATGTTAATCTGAACAAGATCATTGACGAAATACTACATGCTAGTAGTAAAATTATCAGTTGA